Proteins encoded together in one Oryzias latipes chromosome 11, ASM223467v1 window:
- the ripor2 gene encoding rho family-interacting cell polarization regulator 2 isoform X4 yields the protein MAMANIAEDDLDEMMREEAEDVFFEDGVSSRIPDIMAAGTHSPGGPNGIIRSQSFAGFSTLQERRSRCNSFMGNSAVPKKPQSKPKKPHLSGHKGGSSSREPQPKRLEEVYNALKQGLDEYLEVHQTELDKLMCLMKDMKRNSRLGVLYDLDKQIKSIERYMRRLEFHISKVDELYEAFCIQSRLRDGASRMKQAFSSSPSTKGTKESIAEVNRRYKEYTENMSTFEVELENLLGEFHIKMKGLAGFARLCPGDQYEIFMRYGRQRWKLKGRIEVNSRQSWDGDEMIFMPLISDLINIKVTELKGLATHMLVGSVICETKELFTAMPQVVAVDVNDLGTIKLNLEVTWYPFDVEDLTLSSGNLSKATALQRRVSVYSQGTPETPTFQDNSFFSTLPDEIFENGGCGVAECKRLSFTFSDTSGPSPSPAPVSFSQSQSNPEITVTPPETESLPAQTLPARENSIAEEHLVEEEEEEEEEEEDYEEDGETGSRGSGGSRTSASLASDEVDVAEDSEWERTESQRNSSSNCGSAAPSLCSDGHLSTVAPEDVFLDHADDLKPVELDTEEPGNLTRQLVKRLTSSEIVPSCGSAADSGGSLSWTGEGSRAFLESSLEEAIHSLLARLESLTHRCRELQDLEQEVMRLEDLLKCRLPGHRSRSSSLSLTVESALESFDFLNTSDFDDEDTGDDNTSLSIPQQRSPLFDTDGERIGGQHPEARGHLSEALTEDTGVGNSVAGSPMPLTTGNENLDVAIVIHLQYCNHLVQMLSSGVGVWHRRSLLLKLSGQTQLLEELGEISVDRLGAVTSAADVLPSLAERPQLMTLWSECSGSAGLFHTTLDRVLKHLNQRYAAVLQERHPHSADRVIGIVVGEMVDRRDLELDLNPPAATLSQDVLTVFQFHSYILQHEVLDMETHLLHLAREEVFAEVLCSGDSSQCLAELEEVPLASLWPRNSSLRVLASLLNANDQRVSKAAADYLSSGASSRHFRMRAVEYYTQALSEAGGQSQRAACSALSCLQAVESIRAIISLCDSADEELRHVAIETLLTFGEEGRLAYEQLDTLSGELIRLGTRRGNAVTTAF from the exons GTGCAATTCCTTCATGGGAAACTCTGCAGTGCCGAAGAAGCCTCAGTCCAAGCCCAAGAAGCCCCACCTCTCAGGTCACAAAGGGGGCAGCAGTTCCAGAGAGCCGCAACCCAAAAGACTGGAGGAGGTTTACAATGCCCTCAAACAAGGACTAGA TGAATATCTCGAGGTTCATCAAACGGAGCTGGACAAACTTATGTGTCTGATGAAGGACATGAAGAGGAACTCGCGTCTG GGAGTGCTGTATGATCTTGACAAG CAAATAAAAAGCATCGAGCGGTACATGAGGCGTCTGGAGTTTCACATCAGCAAG GTGGACGAGCTGTACGAGGCCTTCTGCATCCAGAGCCGGCTGAGGGACGGTGCCAGCAGGATGAAGCAggccttctcctcctctccctccaccAAAGGCACCAAAGAAAGCATTGCAGAAGTCAACCGCCGCTACAAAGAGTACACAGAG AACATGAGCACCTTTGAGGTCGAACTGGAGAACCTGCTCGGGGAGTTTCATATCAAGATGAAGG gtTTGGCTGGATTTGCTCGACTCTGTCCTGGAGATCAATATGAG ATCTTTATGCGGTACGGTCGCCAGCGGTGGAAGCTGAAAGGCAGAATTGAGGTGAACTCCAGACAAAGCTGGGACGGAGACGAGATGATCTTCATGCCTCTCATCTCTGATCTCATCAACATCAAG GTGACGGAGCTGAAGGGCCTCGCCACGCACATGCTGGTGGGCAGTGTCATCTgtgagaccaaagagctgttcACCGCCATGCCTCAGGTGGTGGCTGTGGACGTCAACGACCTGGGAACCATCAAACTCAACCTGGAGGTGACGTGGTA CCCCTTTGATGTTGAGGACCTGACTCTGTCATCTGGCAACTTGAGCAAAGCTACAGCTCTCCAGAGGCGAGTGTCCGTCTACAGCCAGGGCACCCCAGAGACCCCCACTTTCCAGGACAACTCCTTCTTT tCCACTTTACCAGATGAAATCTTTGAGAACGGTGGTTGCGGCGTGGCCGAGTGCAAGCGCCTCTCCTTCACCTTCTCCGACACTTCCGGTCCTTCCCCCAGTCCGGCTCCGGTCTCCTTCTCCCAAAGCCAGTCCAACCCTGAAATCACCGTCACCCCTCCAGAAACAGAATCTTTACCTGCGCAAACCCTCCCAGCTAGGGAGAATTCCATTGCAGAGGAGCATttagtggaagaagaagaagaggaagaggaggaggaggaggactatGAAGAGGATGGAGAGACTGGTAGCAGAGGAAGCGGGGGCAGCAGAACCAGTGCAAGCCTTGCCAGCGATGAAGTGGATGTTGCAGAGGACTCAGAGTGGGAACGCACTGAGTCCCAGCGTAATTCTAGCTCCAACTGTGGCTCAGCGGCCCCCTCCCTGTGCTCCGATGGACACCTGTCCACAGTGGCCCCTGAGGATGTGTTCCTGGATCACGCGGATGACCTGAAACCCGTTGAACTGGACACAGAGGAGCCGGGCAACCTGACCAGACAGCTTGTGAAGAGGCTGACTTCTTCAGAAATTGTGCCGTCTTGTGGAAGTGCCGCCGACAGTGGGGGGAGCCTGAGCTGGACAGGTGAGGGGAGCAGGGCGTTCCTAGAGAGCAGCCTAGAGGAAGCCATCCACAGTCTGCTGGCCAGGCTGGAGTCACTGACTCACCGCTGCAGAGAGCTTCAGGATCTGGAGCAAGAAGTGATGCGCCTGGAAGACCTTCTCAAG TGCCGTCTCCCAGGTCACAGGAGTCGGTCCTCCAGCCTCAGCCTGACAGTGGAAAGCGCTCTGGAGAGTTTCGACTTCCTCAACACCTCTGACTTTGACGATGAGGATACTGGAGATGACAATACCAGCCTTAGCATTCCTCAGCAGAGGTCACCGCTTTTTGACACTGATGGAGAGAGGATTGG GGGTCAGCATCCAGAGGCCAGAGGACACCTGAGTGAAGCCCTGACAGAGGACACAGGAGTGGGCAACAGCGTGGCAGGAAGCCCCATGCCACTGACAACTGGAAACGAAAACCTGGATGTGGCCATTGTCATCCACCTCCAGTACTGCAACCATCTGGTCCAG ATGTTGAGCAGCGGTGTGGGAGTGTGGCATCGTCGCAGTCTGCTACTTAAACTGTCTGGACAGACTCAGCTGCTGGAGGAGCTCGGAGAGATCAGTGTGGACCGTCTGGGGGCGGTTACCTCTGCAGCTGACG TCCTTCCGAGCCTTGCAGAGCGCCCCCAACTGATGACTCTGTGGTCAGAGTGCAGTGGATCTGCTGGGCTCTTCCACACCACTCTAGATAGAGTGTTGAAACACTTGAACCAGCGGTACGCCGCCGTCCTGCAGGAAAGACACCCGCATAGCGCTGACAGAG TGATTGGCATTGTTGTGGGTGAGATGGTGGACAGGAGGGATCTGGAGTTGGACCTTAACCCTCCTGCTGCTACCCTGTCCCAGGATGTCTTGACTGTGTTTCAGTTCCACAGCTACATCCTGCAACATGAAGTCCTGGACATGGAGACGCACCTGCTACACCTGGCAAGAGAGG AGGTGTTTGCAGAGGTCCTCTGCTCTGGGGATTCTTCTCAGTGTCtagcagagctggaggaggtTCCTCTGGCATCTCTTTGGCCTCGAAACAGTTCCCTGAGAGTCCTGGCCTCTCTGCTCAATGCGAATGACCAGCGGGTCAGCAAGGCAGCGGCTGACTACCTCTCCTCTGGAGCATCAAGCAGACACTTCAGGATGAGG GCGGTGGAGTATTACACTCAAGCTCTGTCAGAGGCTGGAggtcagagccagagagcagccTGCTCGGCCCTCAGCTGTCTGCAG GCAGTGGAGAGCATCAGAGCGATCATATCCCTCTGCGATTCAGCCGATGAGGAGCTCCGCCATGTCGCCATAGAAACACTGCTCACGTTTG GTGAGGAAGGACGACTGGCGTATGAGCAGCTGGACACTTTGTCTGGGGAGCTGATCCGCCTGGGCACGCGGCGAGGAAACGCCGTCACCACCGCCTTCTGA
- the ripor2 gene encoding rho family-interacting cell polarization regulator 2 isoform X2 produces the protein MHRRAKTYHHMKTKRYAYRVSSRIPDIMAAGTHSPGGPNGIIRSQSFAGFSTLQERRSRCNSFMGNSAVPKKPQSKPKKPHLSGHKGGSSSREPQPKRLEEVYNALKQGLDEYLEVHQTELDKLMCLMKDMKRNSRLGVLYDLDKQIKSIERYMRRLEFHISKVDELYEAFCIQSRLRDGASRMKQAFSSSPSTKGTKESIAEVNRRYKEYTENMSTFEVELENLLGEFHIKMKGLAGFARLCPGDQYEIFMRYGRQRWKLKGRIEVNSRQSWDGDEMIFMPLISDLINIKVTELKGLATHMLVGSVICETKELFTAMPQVVAVDVNDLGTIKLNLEVTWYPFDVEDLTLSSGNLSKATALQRRVSVYSQGTPETPTFQDNSFFMQPYPVERGRLSFLHMLRETLLEKLRRSRSFGDLASLRPRPKSSLEVYSTLPDEIFENGGCGVAECKRLSFTFSDTSGPSPSPAPVSFSQSQSNPEITVTPPETESLPAQTLPARENSIAEEHLVEEEEEEEEEEEDYEEDGETGSRGSGGSRTSASLASDEVDVAEDSEWERTESQRNSSSNCGSAAPSLCSDGHLSTVAPEDVFLDHADDLKPVELDTEEPGNLTRQLVKRLTSSEIVPSCGSAADSGGSLSWTGEGSRAFLESSLEEAIHSLLARLESLTHRCRELQDLEQEVMRLEDLLKCRLPGHRSRSSSLSLTVESALESFDFLNTSDFDDEDTGDDNTSLSIPQQRSPLFDTDGERIGGQHPEARGHLSEALTEDTGVGNSVAGSPMPLTTGNENLDVAIVIHLQYCNHLVQMLSSGVGVWHRRSLLLKLSGQTQLLEELGEISVDRLGAVTSAADVLPSLAERPQLMTLWSECSGSAGLFHTTLDRVLKHLNQRYAAVLQERHPHSADRVIGIVVGEMVDRRDLELDLNPPAATLSQDVLTVFQFHSYILQHEVLDMETHLLHLAREEVFAEVLCSGDSSQCLAELEEVPLASLWPRNSSLRVLASLLNANDQRVSKAAADYLSSGASSRHFRMRAVEYYTQALSEAGGQSQRAACSALSCLQAVESIRAIISLCDSADEELRHVAIETLLTFGEEGRLAYEQLDTLSGELIRLGTRRGNAVTTAF, from the exons GTGCAATTCCTTCATGGGAAACTCTGCAGTGCCGAAGAAGCCTCAGTCCAAGCCCAAGAAGCCCCACCTCTCAGGTCACAAAGGGGGCAGCAGTTCCAGAGAGCCGCAACCCAAAAGACTGGAGGAGGTTTACAATGCCCTCAAACAAGGACTAGA TGAATATCTCGAGGTTCATCAAACGGAGCTGGACAAACTTATGTGTCTGATGAAGGACATGAAGAGGAACTCGCGTCTG GGAGTGCTGTATGATCTTGACAAG CAAATAAAAAGCATCGAGCGGTACATGAGGCGTCTGGAGTTTCACATCAGCAAG GTGGACGAGCTGTACGAGGCCTTCTGCATCCAGAGCCGGCTGAGGGACGGTGCCAGCAGGATGAAGCAggccttctcctcctctccctccaccAAAGGCACCAAAGAAAGCATTGCAGAAGTCAACCGCCGCTACAAAGAGTACACAGAG AACATGAGCACCTTTGAGGTCGAACTGGAGAACCTGCTCGGGGAGTTTCATATCAAGATGAAGG gtTTGGCTGGATTTGCTCGACTCTGTCCTGGAGATCAATATGAG ATCTTTATGCGGTACGGTCGCCAGCGGTGGAAGCTGAAAGGCAGAATTGAGGTGAACTCCAGACAAAGCTGGGACGGAGACGAGATGATCTTCATGCCTCTCATCTCTGATCTCATCAACATCAAG GTGACGGAGCTGAAGGGCCTCGCCACGCACATGCTGGTGGGCAGTGTCATCTgtgagaccaaagagctgttcACCGCCATGCCTCAGGTGGTGGCTGTGGACGTCAACGACCTGGGAACCATCAAACTCAACCTGGAGGTGACGTGGTA CCCCTTTGATGTTGAGGACCTGACTCTGTCATCTGGCAACTTGAGCAAAGCTACAGCTCTCCAGAGGCGAGTGTCCGTCTACAGCCAGGGCACCCCAGAGACCCCCACTTTCCAGGACAACTCCTTCTTT ATGCAGCCGTATCCCGTGGAGCGCGGGCGCCTCTCCTTCCTCCACATGCTCCGAGAAACCCTGCTTGAGAAGCTAAGGCGCAGTCGCTCATTTGGTGACCTGGCGTCCCTCCGGCCCAGGCCCAAATCAAGTCTCGAGGTCTAT tCCACTTTACCAGATGAAATCTTTGAGAACGGTGGTTGCGGCGTGGCCGAGTGCAAGCGCCTCTCCTTCACCTTCTCCGACACTTCCGGTCCTTCCCCCAGTCCGGCTCCGGTCTCCTTCTCCCAAAGCCAGTCCAACCCTGAAATCACCGTCACCCCTCCAGAAACAGAATCTTTACCTGCGCAAACCCTCCCAGCTAGGGAGAATTCCATTGCAGAGGAGCATttagtggaagaagaagaagaggaagaggaggaggaggaggactatGAAGAGGATGGAGAGACTGGTAGCAGAGGAAGCGGGGGCAGCAGAACCAGTGCAAGCCTTGCCAGCGATGAAGTGGATGTTGCAGAGGACTCAGAGTGGGAACGCACTGAGTCCCAGCGTAATTCTAGCTCCAACTGTGGCTCAGCGGCCCCCTCCCTGTGCTCCGATGGACACCTGTCCACAGTGGCCCCTGAGGATGTGTTCCTGGATCACGCGGATGACCTGAAACCCGTTGAACTGGACACAGAGGAGCCGGGCAACCTGACCAGACAGCTTGTGAAGAGGCTGACTTCTTCAGAAATTGTGCCGTCTTGTGGAAGTGCCGCCGACAGTGGGGGGAGCCTGAGCTGGACAGGTGAGGGGAGCAGGGCGTTCCTAGAGAGCAGCCTAGAGGAAGCCATCCACAGTCTGCTGGCCAGGCTGGAGTCACTGACTCACCGCTGCAGAGAGCTTCAGGATCTGGAGCAAGAAGTGATGCGCCTGGAAGACCTTCTCAAG TGCCGTCTCCCAGGTCACAGGAGTCGGTCCTCCAGCCTCAGCCTGACAGTGGAAAGCGCTCTGGAGAGTTTCGACTTCCTCAACACCTCTGACTTTGACGATGAGGATACTGGAGATGACAATACCAGCCTTAGCATTCCTCAGCAGAGGTCACCGCTTTTTGACACTGATGGAGAGAGGATTGG GGGTCAGCATCCAGAGGCCAGAGGACACCTGAGTGAAGCCCTGACAGAGGACACAGGAGTGGGCAACAGCGTGGCAGGAAGCCCCATGCCACTGACAACTGGAAACGAAAACCTGGATGTGGCCATTGTCATCCACCTCCAGTACTGCAACCATCTGGTCCAG ATGTTGAGCAGCGGTGTGGGAGTGTGGCATCGTCGCAGTCTGCTACTTAAACTGTCTGGACAGACTCAGCTGCTGGAGGAGCTCGGAGAGATCAGTGTGGACCGTCTGGGGGCGGTTACCTCTGCAGCTGACG TCCTTCCGAGCCTTGCAGAGCGCCCCCAACTGATGACTCTGTGGTCAGAGTGCAGTGGATCTGCTGGGCTCTTCCACACCACTCTAGATAGAGTGTTGAAACACTTGAACCAGCGGTACGCCGCCGTCCTGCAGGAAAGACACCCGCATAGCGCTGACAGAG TGATTGGCATTGTTGTGGGTGAGATGGTGGACAGGAGGGATCTGGAGTTGGACCTTAACCCTCCTGCTGCTACCCTGTCCCAGGATGTCTTGACTGTGTTTCAGTTCCACAGCTACATCCTGCAACATGAAGTCCTGGACATGGAGACGCACCTGCTACACCTGGCAAGAGAGG AGGTGTTTGCAGAGGTCCTCTGCTCTGGGGATTCTTCTCAGTGTCtagcagagctggaggaggtTCCTCTGGCATCTCTTTGGCCTCGAAACAGTTCCCTGAGAGTCCTGGCCTCTCTGCTCAATGCGAATGACCAGCGGGTCAGCAAGGCAGCGGCTGACTACCTCTCCTCTGGAGCATCAAGCAGACACTTCAGGATGAGG GCGGTGGAGTATTACACTCAAGCTCTGTCAGAGGCTGGAggtcagagccagagagcagccTGCTCGGCCCTCAGCTGTCTGCAG GCAGTGGAGAGCATCAGAGCGATCATATCCCTCTGCGATTCAGCCGATGAGGAGCTCCGCCATGTCGCCATAGAAACACTGCTCACGTTTG GTGAGGAAGGACGACTGGCGTATGAGCAGCTGGACACTTTGTCTGGGGAGCTGATCCGCCTGGGCACGCGGCGAGGAAACGCCGTCACCACCGCCTTCTGA
- the ripor2 gene encoding rho family-interacting cell polarization regulator 2 isoform X1 → MAMANIAEDDLDEMMREEAEDVFFEDGVSSRIPDIMAAGTHSPGGPNGIIRSQSFAGFSTLQERRSRCNSFMGNSAVPKKPQSKPKKPHLSGHKGGSSSREPQPKRLEEVYNALKQGLDEYLEVHQTELDKLMCLMKDMKRNSRLGVLYDLDKQIKSIERYMRRLEFHISKVDELYEAFCIQSRLRDGASRMKQAFSSSPSTKGTKESIAEVNRRYKEYTENMSTFEVELENLLGEFHIKMKGLAGFARLCPGDQYEIFMRYGRQRWKLKGRIEVNSRQSWDGDEMIFMPLISDLINIKVTELKGLATHMLVGSVICETKELFTAMPQVVAVDVNDLGTIKLNLEVTWYPFDVEDLTLSSGNLSKATALQRRVSVYSQGTPETPTFQDNSFFMQPYPVERGRLSFLHMLRETLLEKLRRSRSFGDLASLRPRPKSSLEVYSTLPDEIFENGGCGVAECKRLSFTFSDTSGPSPSPAPVSFSQSQSNPEITVTPPETESLPAQTLPARENSIAEEHLVEEEEEEEEEEEDYEEDGETGSRGSGGSRTSASLASDEVDVAEDSEWERTESQRNSSSNCGSAAPSLCSDGHLSTVAPEDVFLDHADDLKPVELDTEEPGNLTRQLVKRLTSSEIVPSCGSAADSGGSLSWTGEGSRAFLESSLEEAIHSLLARLESLTHRCRELQDLEQEVMRLEDLLKCRLPGHRSRSSSLSLTVESALESFDFLNTSDFDDEDTGDDNTSLSIPQQRSPLFDTDGERIGGQHPEARGHLSEALTEDTGVGNSVAGSPMPLTTGNENLDVAIVIHLQYCNHLVQMLSSGVGVWHRRSLLLKLSGQTQLLEELGEISVDRLGAVTSAADVLPSLAERPQLMTLWSECSGSAGLFHTTLDRVLKHLNQRYAAVLQERHPHSADRVIGIVVGEMVDRRDLELDLNPPAATLSQDVLTVFQFHSYILQHEVLDMETHLLHLAREEVFAEVLCSGDSSQCLAELEEVPLASLWPRNSSLRVLASLLNANDQRVSKAAADYLSSGASSRHFRMRAVEYYTQALSEAGGQSQRAACSALSCLQAVESIRAIISLCDSADEELRHVAIETLLTFGEEGRLAYEQLDTLSGELIRLGTRRGNAVTTAF, encoded by the exons GTGCAATTCCTTCATGGGAAACTCTGCAGTGCCGAAGAAGCCTCAGTCCAAGCCCAAGAAGCCCCACCTCTCAGGTCACAAAGGGGGCAGCAGTTCCAGAGAGCCGCAACCCAAAAGACTGGAGGAGGTTTACAATGCCCTCAAACAAGGACTAGA TGAATATCTCGAGGTTCATCAAACGGAGCTGGACAAACTTATGTGTCTGATGAAGGACATGAAGAGGAACTCGCGTCTG GGAGTGCTGTATGATCTTGACAAG CAAATAAAAAGCATCGAGCGGTACATGAGGCGTCTGGAGTTTCACATCAGCAAG GTGGACGAGCTGTACGAGGCCTTCTGCATCCAGAGCCGGCTGAGGGACGGTGCCAGCAGGATGAAGCAggccttctcctcctctccctccaccAAAGGCACCAAAGAAAGCATTGCAGAAGTCAACCGCCGCTACAAAGAGTACACAGAG AACATGAGCACCTTTGAGGTCGAACTGGAGAACCTGCTCGGGGAGTTTCATATCAAGATGAAGG gtTTGGCTGGATTTGCTCGACTCTGTCCTGGAGATCAATATGAG ATCTTTATGCGGTACGGTCGCCAGCGGTGGAAGCTGAAAGGCAGAATTGAGGTGAACTCCAGACAAAGCTGGGACGGAGACGAGATGATCTTCATGCCTCTCATCTCTGATCTCATCAACATCAAG GTGACGGAGCTGAAGGGCCTCGCCACGCACATGCTGGTGGGCAGTGTCATCTgtgagaccaaagagctgttcACCGCCATGCCTCAGGTGGTGGCTGTGGACGTCAACGACCTGGGAACCATCAAACTCAACCTGGAGGTGACGTGGTA CCCCTTTGATGTTGAGGACCTGACTCTGTCATCTGGCAACTTGAGCAAAGCTACAGCTCTCCAGAGGCGAGTGTCCGTCTACAGCCAGGGCACCCCAGAGACCCCCACTTTCCAGGACAACTCCTTCTTT ATGCAGCCGTATCCCGTGGAGCGCGGGCGCCTCTCCTTCCTCCACATGCTCCGAGAAACCCTGCTTGAGAAGCTAAGGCGCAGTCGCTCATTTGGTGACCTGGCGTCCCTCCGGCCCAGGCCCAAATCAAGTCTCGAGGTCTAT tCCACTTTACCAGATGAAATCTTTGAGAACGGTGGTTGCGGCGTGGCCGAGTGCAAGCGCCTCTCCTTCACCTTCTCCGACACTTCCGGTCCTTCCCCCAGTCCGGCTCCGGTCTCCTTCTCCCAAAGCCAGTCCAACCCTGAAATCACCGTCACCCCTCCAGAAACAGAATCTTTACCTGCGCAAACCCTCCCAGCTAGGGAGAATTCCATTGCAGAGGAGCATttagtggaagaagaagaagaggaagaggaggaggaggaggactatGAAGAGGATGGAGAGACTGGTAGCAGAGGAAGCGGGGGCAGCAGAACCAGTGCAAGCCTTGCCAGCGATGAAGTGGATGTTGCAGAGGACTCAGAGTGGGAACGCACTGAGTCCCAGCGTAATTCTAGCTCCAACTGTGGCTCAGCGGCCCCCTCCCTGTGCTCCGATGGACACCTGTCCACAGTGGCCCCTGAGGATGTGTTCCTGGATCACGCGGATGACCTGAAACCCGTTGAACTGGACACAGAGGAGCCGGGCAACCTGACCAGACAGCTTGTGAAGAGGCTGACTTCTTCAGAAATTGTGCCGTCTTGTGGAAGTGCCGCCGACAGTGGGGGGAGCCTGAGCTGGACAGGTGAGGGGAGCAGGGCGTTCCTAGAGAGCAGCCTAGAGGAAGCCATCCACAGTCTGCTGGCCAGGCTGGAGTCACTGACTCACCGCTGCAGAGAGCTTCAGGATCTGGAGCAAGAAGTGATGCGCCTGGAAGACCTTCTCAAG TGCCGTCTCCCAGGTCACAGGAGTCGGTCCTCCAGCCTCAGCCTGACAGTGGAAAGCGCTCTGGAGAGTTTCGACTTCCTCAACACCTCTGACTTTGACGATGAGGATACTGGAGATGACAATACCAGCCTTAGCATTCCTCAGCAGAGGTCACCGCTTTTTGACACTGATGGAGAGAGGATTGG GGGTCAGCATCCAGAGGCCAGAGGACACCTGAGTGAAGCCCTGACAGAGGACACAGGAGTGGGCAACAGCGTGGCAGGAAGCCCCATGCCACTGACAACTGGAAACGAAAACCTGGATGTGGCCATTGTCATCCACCTCCAGTACTGCAACCATCTGGTCCAG ATGTTGAGCAGCGGTGTGGGAGTGTGGCATCGTCGCAGTCTGCTACTTAAACTGTCTGGACAGACTCAGCTGCTGGAGGAGCTCGGAGAGATCAGTGTGGACCGTCTGGGGGCGGTTACCTCTGCAGCTGACG TCCTTCCGAGCCTTGCAGAGCGCCCCCAACTGATGACTCTGTGGTCAGAGTGCAGTGGATCTGCTGGGCTCTTCCACACCACTCTAGATAGAGTGTTGAAACACTTGAACCAGCGGTACGCCGCCGTCCTGCAGGAAAGACACCCGCATAGCGCTGACAGAG TGATTGGCATTGTTGTGGGTGAGATGGTGGACAGGAGGGATCTGGAGTTGGACCTTAACCCTCCTGCTGCTACCCTGTCCCAGGATGTCTTGACTGTGTTTCAGTTCCACAGCTACATCCTGCAACATGAAGTCCTGGACATGGAGACGCACCTGCTACACCTGGCAAGAGAGG AGGTGTTTGCAGAGGTCCTCTGCTCTGGGGATTCTTCTCAGTGTCtagcagagctggaggaggtTCCTCTGGCATCTCTTTGGCCTCGAAACAGTTCCCTGAGAGTCCTGGCCTCTCTGCTCAATGCGAATGACCAGCGGGTCAGCAAGGCAGCGGCTGACTACCTCTCCTCTGGAGCATCAAGCAGACACTTCAGGATGAGG GCGGTGGAGTATTACACTCAAGCTCTGTCAGAGGCTGGAggtcagagccagagagcagccTGCTCGGCCCTCAGCTGTCTGCAG GCAGTGGAGAGCATCAGAGCGATCATATCCCTCTGCGATTCAGCCGATGAGGAGCTCCGCCATGTCGCCATAGAAACACTGCTCACGTTTG GTGAGGAAGGACGACTGGCGTATGAGCAGCTGGACACTTTGTCTGGGGAGCTGATCCGCCTGGGCACGCGGCGAGGAAACGCCGTCACCACCGCCTTCTGA